From Methanosarcina lacustris Z-7289, one genomic window encodes:
- the cysS gene encoding cysteine--tRNA ligase: MLQVYNTLTREKEIFKPVKEGEVSIYACGPTVYNMPHIGNYRTFLMTDNIVRTLEYLGYRVKLVMNITDIDDKTIRDSKAAGMSLKDFTDKYTAEFFKGLDMLNIKRAFAYPRATESVDDMIELARKLIEKGLAYEKDGSVYYRISGFPEYGKLSKLDFDNLMIGASVDVDEYDKDNPRDFALLKASTPEEIEREICYESPWGKIRPGWHIECSAMAMNSFGPTLDIHTGGVDLIFPHHENEIAQSEGATGKPFVRNWIHGEHLIVEGAKMSKSLGNVFTLPEVVEKYGGEVVRFMFLSVHYRKKLDYSDSFAENAKNNYLRLKETLDNLEFALKGADDESYSGDLETLETLPEIENQFRQALEDDLNTPKALTVFRELSRTANLYLEAGKNRGVLKKVYFIYRQFSDVLGLFAQTGKEEIPEKVIKLVEEREAARKKKDWETSDALREKIKALGYVVQDKKEGPNVKKADES, from the coding sequence ATGCTGCAAGTCTACAATACCCTGACAAGAGAAAAAGAGATATTCAAACCTGTAAAGGAAGGCGAGGTTTCGATTTATGCCTGCGGGCCTACGGTTTATAATATGCCCCACATAGGAAACTATCGGACCTTTCTGATGACGGACAATATTGTGCGGACCCTCGAATACCTCGGGTACAGGGTAAAACTCGTGATGAATATTACGGACATCGACGACAAAACTATCAGGGACTCAAAAGCAGCCGGGATGTCTCTTAAGGACTTTACGGATAAATACACGGCAGAATTCTTCAAAGGCCTTGATATGCTGAACATAAAACGGGCTTTTGCATATCCAAGGGCTACGGAAAGCGTTGACGATATGATCGAACTTGCACGGAAACTGATTGAAAAAGGGCTGGCTTATGAAAAAGATGGGTCTGTCTATTACAGGATTTCAGGGTTTCCGGAATACGGCAAGCTTTCAAAGCTCGATTTTGATAATCTAATGATTGGGGCATCTGTGGATGTAGACGAGTATGATAAGGACAACCCAAGGGATTTTGCTCTCCTGAAAGCCTCAACACCTGAGGAGATCGAAAGGGAGATCTGTTATGAAAGCCCCTGGGGAAAAATCCGTCCTGGCTGGCATATCGAATGTTCAGCAATGGCAATGAATAGTTTTGGCCCGACCCTGGACATCCATACAGGAGGCGTGGACCTCATTTTCCCGCATCATGAAAACGAGATCGCCCAGTCTGAAGGTGCAACCGGAAAACCCTTCGTACGCAACTGGATTCATGGAGAGCACCTTATAGTCGAAGGGGCGAAGATGAGCAAGTCCCTTGGGAACGTTTTCACCCTGCCCGAGGTCGTTGAGAAGTACGGGGGCGAGGTTGTCCGTTTCATGTTCCTTTCAGTACACTACCGGAAAAAGCTGGACTATTCCGATTCCTTTGCAGAAAACGCAAAAAACAATTATCTGCGGCTTAAAGAGACTCTTGATAACCTCGAATTTGCCCTGAAGGGTGCAGATGATGAGTCATACTCTGGAGACCTGGAAACCCTTGAAACCCTTCCGGAAATTGAGAACCAGTTCAGGCAAGCCCTTGAAGATGATTTAAATACCCCCAAAGCCCTGACAGTTTTCAGGGAACTTTCGCGCACAGCCAACTTATACCTCGAAGCCGGAAAAAACAGGGGAGTTCTGAAAAAAGTATACTTTATTTACAGGCAGTTTTCGGATGTTTTGGGCCTTTTTGCACAGACCGGCAAAGAGGAAATCCCTGAAAAAGTAATTAAATTGGTTGAAGAACGTGAGGCTGCCCGAAAAAAGAAAGACTGGGAAACTTCCGATGCCCTCAGGGAGAAAATAAAGGCATTGGGATATGTTGTACAGGACAAAAAAGAAGGGCCGAATGTAAAGAAAGCCGACGAAAGTTAA
- a CDS encoding Maf family nucleotide pyrophosphatase codes for MRRIILASASPRRKELLKQLIGDNFVVYPSSYEEPPQPGLNPEELLLKHSVEKARDVAKHFESGIVISADTSVLYNGEIMGKPHLPEKAEEMLAKLSGKKFRVITGLTVLDLDSGKEISEFESTNVWLAKISKEQISAYVRTGEPLDKAGAFAAQGKGAVLVEKVEGDFFNAVGLPLFRLGKILERLGVSVFEEGFS; via the coding sequence ATGCGCAGGATAATTCTCGCGTCTGCATCCCCAAGGCGCAAAGAACTGCTTAAACAGCTGATAGGAGACAATTTTGTTGTTTACCCGAGTTCTTATGAAGAACCTCCTCAGCCGGGTCTGAACCCTGAAGAGCTGCTTCTGAAGCATTCTGTTGAAAAAGCCAGGGACGTGGCAAAACACTTCGAGTCCGGGATTGTAATCTCTGCTGATACGTCGGTTCTCTATAATGGAGAAATTATGGGAAAACCGCACCTGCCGGAAAAAGCTGAGGAAATGCTGGCAAAGCTGAGCGGAAAAAAGTTCAGGGTCATAACCGGGCTTACTGTTCTGGACCTTGATAGTGGGAAGGAAATTAGCGAATTCGAGTCAACAAATGTCTGGCTGGCTAAAATAAGCAAAGAACAGATTTCAGCTTATGTCAGGACAGGAGAGCCACTGGATAAAGCAGGGGCTTTTGCAGCCCAGGGAAAAGGGGCGGTACTGGTGGAAAAAGTAGAGGGTGATTTCTTTAATGCGGTCGGACTCCCTCTTTTTCGGCTGGGAAAAATTCTGGAAAGGCTTGGGGTGTCGGTGTTTGAAGAAGGCTTTTCCTGA